The window GAAATAGGAGGGATTTATGCCGATCTTGTGGGTTGCGGAAAGGTGCTGGTATCTTTTCTTGGACGTGGCCGTACTGATGGCTCTTGAATTCAAGACAGGAGATGCATCCATATGGGCCAAGATTACTGATAATCTAGACATATGTACATACGGCGATACGTCACAATCACAACAGCTTGGAAGGGTCCAAGAGACAGTCATGGTGGGGCATGGGTTGGAGATCAAATCGAGGGGTAGCCTTATGGATCCACCTTAACCGTTTGCTCCACTCGACTTTTGGAGAATTTCCAGGCTTGGCAGCGGGTTCAAAGAACGAGGGGCATTTTCACGAGCAACAGTCGACAACGGCTCACTTGGCTTTTGGTTGCGGTAACGAACAGGAATGTGGGCAACTGCAAGAAGAATGGCTTCTACGACCAGATCGGCATCCTCTGCCGCCCTCACTTTTGAGCTGGTGGGAAAGTGCTCTGTATGTGcaatccctctcctctccatgCTGCTAGACATGCCTGACAACTAATGCAGATATCTAACAGACAACCCGTGCCCGCGCATCCATCTTGACGCTGCCCCACGGTCAGGTCAACCTCCCAATTTTCATGCCTGTAGCCACGCAGGCTTCACTCAAAGGCCTTACCCCCGAACAACTCGAGGCAACTGGATGCCGTCTCTgcctcaacaacacctacCATCTCGGCCTGAAGCCTGGTCAGGAAGTCCTTGATGCTGTAGGAGGCGCGCACAAGTTTCAGGGATGGAATCACAATCTTCTTACTGATAGTGGCGGGTACGTGGCCAATTCTAGTCATGGGAAGCAAAATAGCTGAGATGTCAAAGGTTTCAGATGGTCTCGCTACTCAAGCTGGCCAACGTCACCGAGGAAGGTGTGCGCTTCCTCTCACCACACGACGGCAGCCCTATGCTCTTAACCCCCGAGCACTCGATGAGCCTCCAAAACTCGATCGGATCCGACATTATGATGCAGCTGGACGATGTCCTCGTCACTACACACCCAGACAAGGCGCGCATGAGAGAGGCGATGGAGCGCAGTGTACGTTGGCTCGACAGATGTATCGCTGCCCACAAATACCCAGAAAGGCAGAACCTGTTCTGCATCATTCAGGGTGGACTGGACCTGGAGATGCGCCGGGAATGCTGCCGCGAGATGGTCGCCCGTGACACACCCGGTATCGCCATTGGCGGACTGAGCGGAGGTGAAGCAAAGGATGACTTCTGCAAGGTGGTGGCCACTTGCACGGAGCAACTACCAGAACTCAAGCCGAGATACGTTATGGGAATTGGGTACCCAGAGGATCTTGTGGTCAGCGTGGCACTGGGAGCAGACATGTTCGACTGCGTGTGGCCCACACGCACTGCGCGGTTTGGGAATGCCATCACCAAGCATGGTGTACTCAACATGAAAAGAGAGATGTATGCCGTTGATTTCGGGCCCATCGAGGAGGGTTGTGGGTGTCAGTGCTGCAGGCCTGTCGGCCAAGAAGGGTCGCTGGGCATTACAAGGGCATTCATTCACCACAATGCCGCCAAAGAGACAGTTGCGGCGCACCTGCTGACACTACACAACGTGTGGTATCAGCTGGATCTGATGAGACAGGCCAGAGAGGCCATCATTGCTGACCAATTCCCGGCATTCGTCAAGAAGTTTTTTGTTGGACTGTACCCTGATGGACAGAGCTATCCATCGTGGGCAGTCAACGCATTGCGTGGTGTTGGCATCGAGTTGCTAGAGAGGTGATGTAAAGGTATAGACAAAAATGAATAGATGTACAAGATACCCAAGATATGTCTCTAAATCACTTTACATACTAGTAACTAGGTAATCAGGGGTAACTTTGCATGacaaagggttagggttgaagAACTCGGCCTTGGCATGAACTGATGGCCAATGGGGCATCCATTCAACTTTTGGAGCTCGGGAATTTTTGCAGCTCAACTCGGCGGTTGAAGGAACGAAGCCCCGATCTCTCGCGGCCCCGACCCCGACCTCGACGACAGCCAGGAGAGCGCTTTCGGGCCAATCCAGCCACATTGACCATGGTTTCCAGGAGCGTGTCCCCGGGAGGCGCGCTTCTCCGGGCGTCGCGGATGTTCTCTATGCCGgcacccctcccaccaccggcgGCAGAAGCCGCTCAAGCAACCTTCAAGTCGCACTCCGATACAGCTACCTCGGCCTACCCAACGCACCAGGTCATCACAACCCTTAGTCACGCCCGCAAGGAGGGGGACTGGGGCTTGAAgcgtcctctccctcttcgatCAACTACCAAGTCCTCGACTCCCATGCTCCGCATCAAGGGCATCGATACGATCGAGCAAATTACCGACTACGCCTCAGGCGCCGACCACGGCCTCACCCTTCTCAAGTTCCAAGAACTTGGTCTCCCGATCTCTACGCCCTCCTCGTTTGCAAGCTCGAGACACAGAACCGATGCCGCGACCAGGTCCGTTTTCGAGGACGACATCGATCGCACCGCCATCGCCCCGAAGGACCGTGCAAAGCTTGTCGACCAACGATGGAGGTTTTCTGGCCCATGGCTTGCCGGCATGTCGCCCGGCGACTTCAAGAAGTACTTGGCTGAGAGGGTTCGCCCCCGTCGCGCCGCCTTCCGTATGTTTCTGAAGGCCAAGATCGCCCGCGATCTCAACGAGACGGCCAGGTTGAAAGCCTTGGACAACGCAGAGACCGAGTATGACAAGGTCACCGTCGATTCTATTCTTGAGGATGACGTTACCGAGTACTTGCGGAATGTTCGGAACCAGAACGCAGTGCTGTATCagctggttggggagttCTTGGATCTCGCACCTCTGAAGCAACCGACGGAACTGACGACTGAGCAAATGTTGCATCCCCCACAACACACATATTCAACCCacgacaccaacaacccataTGCCGAACATGGTCCTCCAAAGACCCACCCTTCCGCCGGTCTCTCGTACATCCGCACCGGTGCATACATGGACAACCACCCGCTGTACGGCCCGCAAAAGGAACATAAGCCGGTTGAAGCCAGAGTGCTCAGGCCGCGCAGCCAGCAGAGCTACAGCAGCGCCAAATTGGGTGTTGCTGGTTTCGTCACCGAGACCAGCGAGGGCGACAACGCTCACAATCAGAAGTCCGGGAAGTCGCCTCTTCGACATTTCGACCCTGATCTCAAGAACGGCGCCAAGGTTTACG is drawn from Podospora pseudocomata strain CBS 415.72m chromosome 1 map unlocalized CBS415.72m_1, whole genome shotgun sequence and contains these coding sequences:
- a CDS encoding uncharacterized protein (COG:A; EggNog:ENOG503NUTA), with the translated sequence MWATARRMASTTRSASSAALTFELVGKCSTTRARASILTLPHGQVNLPIFMPVATQASLKGLTPEQLEATGCRLCLNNTYHLGLKPGQEVLDAVGGAHKFQGWNHNLLTDSGGFQMVSLLKLANVTEEGVRFLSPHDGSPMLLTPEHSMSLQNSIGSDIMMQLDDVLVTTHPDKARMREAMERSVRWLDRCIAAHKYPERQNLFCIIQGGLDLEMRRECCREMVARDTPGIAIGGLSGGEAKDDFCKVVATCTEQLPELKPRYVMGIGYPEDLVVSVALGADMFDCVWPTRTARFGNAITKHGVLNMKREMYAVDFGPIEEGCGCQCCRPVGQEGSLGITRAFIHHNAAKETVAAHLLTLHNVWYQLDLMRQAREAIIADQFPAFVKKFFVGLYPDGQSYPSWAVNALRGVGIELLER
- a CDS encoding uncharacterized protein (EggNog:ENOG503P1UJ; COG:S): MANGASIQLLELGNFCSSTRRLKERSPDLSRPRPRPRRQPGERFRANPATLTMVSRSVSPGGALLRASRMFSMPAPLPPPAAEAAQATFKSHSDTATSAYPTHQVITTLSHARKEGDWGLKRPLPLRSTTKSSTPMLRIKGIDTIEQITDYASGADHGLTLLKFQELGLPISTPSSFASSRHRTDAATRSVFEDDIDRTAIAPKDRAKLVDQRWRFSGPWLAGMSPGDFKKYLAERVRPRRAAFRMFLKAKIARDLNETARLKALDNAETEYDKVTVDSILEDDVTEYLRNVRNQNAVLYQLVGEFLDLAPLKQPTELTTEQMLHPPQHTYSTHDTNNPYAEHGPPKTHPSAGLSYIRTGAYMDNHPLYGPQKEHKPVEARVLRPRSQQSYSSAKLGVAGFVTETSEGDNAHNQKSGKSPLRHFDPDLKNGAKVYVQPETASVNSDGKLRIVLKDSVDAEAELVARELIGDGEGIFGQQRKEVEVVSQSTIRKSYSTKLSQGAQDYGLNSEN